The proteins below come from a single Candidatus Polarisedimenticolia bacterium genomic window:
- a CDS encoding WG repeat-containing protein: MKHFFAWLLMVSAVTLVVAQEGQTGATEEPKPTADAETAKPADAGKENGLLYPVLGNRKWGLIDRTGKVVVPKQFDGIDPVQGPPLPSNVNPLLEGVRNLIMSSPLEQDLIAVRVGEKWGYIDRKGEQVIPPKFDAAKSFSGDVGRAAVAGK; the protein is encoded by the coding sequence ATGAAACACTTCTTCGCATGGCTGCTCATGGTGTCTGCCGTGACTTTGGTCGTGGCCCAGGAGGGTCAGACAGGCGCAACGGAGGAACCGAAACCAACCGCGGACGCGGAGACCGCCAAGCCGGCAGACGCCGGCAAAGAAAACGGCCTTCTGTATCCAGTCCTGGGAAACCGCAAATGGGGTCTGATCGACCGGACCGGAAAAGTCGTGGTGCCGAAGCAATTCGATGGCATCGATCCGGTACAAGGTCCGCCCCTGCCATCCAACGTCAATCCGCTGCTCGAGGGAGTTCGCAACCTGATCATGAGCTCTCCCCTCGAACAGGATCTCATCGCGGTCCGAGTGGGAGAGAAGTGGGGTTACATCGATAGGAAAGGTGAGCAGGTCATACCTCCGAAGTTCGATGCTGCCAAGAGCTTCTCAGGAGACGTCGGCCGAGCGGCCGTCGCCGGGAAGTAG
- a CDS encoding S8 family serine peptidase, protein MTTGEAIARLRKNPHVRYVEPNYIRRIDAVPNDPRYPEMDALNNTGQRGRAGADIRAESAWDLTTGSRDVIVAVIDSGMDMSHLDLRDNLWTNEGEIEGNGLDDDGNGYVDDVHGWDFVNHDNDPSDDQRHGTHVSGIIGAAGNNGIGVTGVCWQVSLMPLKAFNASGDGTDADAIAAIDYAAAMGAKIINASWGGPDFSQSLYDAIARAGAAEVLFVAAADNASSNSDVEPDYPPAFDLPTIVAVAATDYYDGLASFSSYGPTTIDLGAPGYSILSTLPGNAYGYLSGTSMAAPHVAGAAALVRAAHPTIDVLGLKQALLRSVDPIPSLAGRLVTGGRLNAFRPISTLDVIPPGAIQDLTGSATGATVTLTWTATGDDGASGTAALYEVRYSTAPITEANFSAAIRVWTPPDPSPAGTSEHLSVPNLEFSTDYYFALKARDEAANAGPLSNVSHVYTEAAPSIEVDPAAISIEVPIGESTTRTLVLRNSGAGPLFFTLGLRPDSALDTGSTSLSGTALEDPPQASEPAPATTPTAQSELPGPFETLRPTAVPLTCIVANSQNQMLYGQWQGNREFWRYSAANDSWVRLADAPVRMYWCGAAVLDGKIYTMTWDDWQMGVYDIGTDTWSILESPLGDDAVAITSDGERFLYLAQYSEVVRFDPVSGARSSLPTPPTNFDMRSGLRYFEGQLFAAPSAKNFLRFDLAGNRWTVLPYLPHEAHGYTIDPGTRRFYTLSKWPDSTLDWYSIDTGTWSSAQLPIGMGQGGIAWLTGANPGIYIIPSSDNTGFYRVRTAPAYLGATVTSGSVPPGGTREVQLSIDSSSMVGGVYSSLAEIRSNDPVRPLLEVPVTVRVLGAPEIRLEPAGLEFPATMPGTPVSLPVQIKNRGTDVLHIRGVGLPPEFSASGVPDSIPIGVSRVVTIVFSPTASGTFSGALTVESDDPRTPVASLPISALAQSKPRLRVEPASLASTFYNGNIGIRDLLVSNDGGSDLSFSLATRFPAPALSFPPQSPGSIPPGLSPPGTLENLSPAPGYFTCILDDPANSIIYGQAFFEGFYRYRVQSGRWERLADPPFGTGCPSLIIDGKIHSYGVNFGIYDIASNSWSLQAIQSFGDRAAMAWDGGTYIYATYNTRLRRRNRMTGEVVELAPPPYFFTEGGGMKYLDGFLYAHTDTSFARYDIQNNRWTILPNLPVLSAGKSGLDPGGRIYYAYGGDAFFPEILAYSIDEGRWTRLQITMFHGNRSGSITWLPFPAPTLYFFPGGSAMGLGRLRTGVPYVSAGSWSGTVSAGSTVTVPIAFDTGTFAAGTYPAELDLYSNDPERPLVILPAPLTVVEAPELNVVPASPVFPSAFTGQTSSLSASVVNPGRQPLVITGVRCEGPFSLAGLEPPVTVPPGGSFPFTLFFSPVDPGSALGRLILDSNDPDEPSVTVPLSGTAFPPPVASVLPGSIQSRVLLGQTETRTLTVLNTGGSYLQFSLSAWAAFPDSASSASSTGDSVPMDQGVPGEIRTLSPSPARLRCLTEDPDHLSIYAADTSNGNGFYLYHGDTDVWETLPSLPASGDCSGISLLNGKVYISNSSFIRVYDIAARSWSSRAKPTGFDGNTASDGMTYLYSAMGNNFVRWNPVTDERVALPPPPFAVIAGGLRYHAGTLYAHAGSGASVARFDISTGIWTRLSSPTVGTTGGGALDPVTREYFIPAAGNLRLLHRYSIDRGIWRFVNHPFNGLGPMAFLPDPVAGIYLTDSSGTGFARWIHGEGFLALNPRTGAVPPGGSQDVSATILTGGVLTGTYTDLIRIQTNDPSHPLLQVPLTVELFSDFDHDGIPDGPDNCREVANPAQADVDGDGVGDACDSCTDIDGDGTGNPGFPLNTCLLDNCPAQANPLQTDSDGDAVGDACDPCPSDPQNDADQDGHCAASDNCPATTNPSQEDADGDGRGDACDNCALLSNPLQSDQDGDGVGDACDLCPSVPDPAQADNDHDHYGDACDTCPRVADPDQRDSNGDGSGDLCQPILTLSTIAGGGDALRIRAIARDPEGDPLSGSLEVLPAETALITIDDAISGLLCDDGLLPDGVPGEGIAFVNESVGYPLILDLDSSLGCGDGMPDFEMAPGTCASPTADFQSFLDLSGMAVGSPLCVRRMASPGTSFDWKIVEIGESFLKLTPTHPTPIVRVAFSSWPPSTGNIASLETGKSYRMQLVVTDGSTVPVSVEREFVYHGETTLLVNNPPAARVSAAATVECESAAGASVHLDGTSSGDPDSTPGTHDAIVRFDWILDAGSPSESSLGQGEQLNATLPRGNHIVTLRVTDSLNESDAVTIPVSVVDTTLPVISLALNRTILWPVDRRMKGVAANVSSSDACGGVSVTLLTVTSSEPDDLPGVGDLTFDIQGASIGTADFTFSLRAERDPRGEGRTYTAVYRSVDAAGNAATATSTVFVPRDATQLPPGFKRGKERTAENHPTEPRP, encoded by the coding sequence ATGACGACCGGAGAGGCTATCGCGCGCCTGCGGAAGAACCCGCACGTGCGCTACGTCGAGCCGAATTACATTCGACGAATCGATGCCGTTCCCAACGATCCGCGTTACCCCGAAATGGACGCCCTGAACAATACCGGGCAGAGAGGACGCGCCGGTGCAGACATCCGGGCCGAGAGTGCCTGGGATCTGACCACCGGGAGTCGCGACGTCATCGTGGCGGTTATCGACAGCGGCATGGATATGTCCCACCTCGATCTCCGGGACAACCTCTGGACCAACGAAGGAGAGATCGAGGGCAATGGCCTGGATGATGACGGCAACGGATATGTCGACGACGTCCATGGATGGGATTTCGTCAACCACGACAACGATCCCTCCGACGATCAGCGCCACGGGACTCACGTGTCGGGAATCATTGGCGCCGCTGGGAACAACGGTATTGGTGTGACGGGAGTCTGCTGGCAGGTCAGCCTGATGCCGCTAAAAGCATTCAATGCCTCTGGGGACGGTACGGACGCAGACGCCATCGCGGCGATTGACTACGCCGCGGCGATGGGGGCCAAGATTATCAATGCCTCCTGGGGCGGCCCTGACTTCTCCCAGTCCCTGTACGACGCCATCGCAAGGGCGGGGGCCGCGGAAGTGCTCTTCGTCGCGGCAGCGGACAACGCTTCCTCCAACAGCGACGTCGAGCCGGATTACCCTCCCGCCTTCGATCTTCCGACGATTGTCGCGGTGGCGGCCACAGACTATTACGACGGTCTCGCCTCCTTTTCGAGCTATGGCCCGACGACCATCGATCTCGGAGCGCCGGGCTACTCCATCCTGAGCACTCTTCCGGGAAATGCCTACGGATACCTGAGCGGAACCTCCATGGCGGCCCCGCACGTCGCCGGAGCCGCGGCCCTGGTGCGTGCGGCACATCCCACGATTGATGTGCTCGGTTTGAAACAAGCCCTCTTGCGCTCGGTCGATCCGATTCCATCGCTGGCGGGAAGGCTGGTCACGGGAGGCAGGCTGAACGCCTTCCGGCCGATTTCGACTCTCGACGTGATTCCGCCGGGCGCCATCCAGGATCTGACCGGCAGTGCCACTGGGGCCACGGTTACTCTCACCTGGACGGCGACGGGCGATGACGGTGCTTCCGGGACAGCAGCTCTCTACGAGGTCCGCTATTCCACCGCACCCATCACCGAGGCGAACTTCTCCGCTGCGATCCGGGTCTGGACGCCGCCGGACCCCTCGCCGGCGGGCACCTCGGAACACCTCTCAGTCCCGAATCTCGAGTTCTCCACGGATTACTACTTCGCGCTGAAAGCCAGGGACGAGGCCGCCAACGCGGGACCGCTTTCGAACGTGAGTCACGTGTATACCGAAGCCGCTCCTTCGATTGAAGTGGACCCGGCTGCCATCTCGATCGAGGTCCCTATCGGGGAATCCACGACACGAACGCTGGTCCTCCGCAACTCCGGAGCAGGACCGCTCTTCTTCACTCTCGGTCTCCGACCGGACAGCGCTCTCGATACCGGATCCACGAGCCTCTCAGGGACGGCCCTGGAAGATCCTCCGCAAGCTTCCGAACCGGCGCCGGCGACGACTCCGACGGCGCAATCCGAGCTTCCGGGACCTTTCGAAACGCTGCGGCCGACCGCGGTGCCGCTCACCTGCATCGTCGCGAACTCTCAGAATCAGATGCTGTATGGCCAGTGGCAAGGGAACCGGGAATTCTGGCGATACTCGGCAGCCAACGACAGCTGGGTCCGCCTGGCGGATGCACCCGTGAGAATGTACTGGTGCGGCGCGGCGGTGCTCGATGGGAAGATCTATACGATGACGTGGGACGACTGGCAGATGGGCGTCTACGACATCGGAACCGACACTTGGTCGATCCTGGAGAGTCCCCTCGGGGACGATGCGGTCGCCATCACCAGCGACGGTGAGCGCTTTCTCTACCTCGCCCAGTATTCGGAGGTGGTCCGCTTCGATCCCGTCAGTGGCGCCAGGAGCTCCCTTCCCACGCCGCCGACCAATTTCGACATGCGATCCGGACTGCGGTACTTCGAGGGCCAGCTCTTCGCAGCTCCATCCGCGAAGAACTTCCTGCGCTTCGATCTCGCCGGCAACCGATGGACTGTCTTGCCGTACCTTCCCCACGAGGCCCACGGATATACCATCGATCCGGGCACGCGCCGCTTCTACACGCTATCTAAGTGGCCGGACTCCACGCTGGATTGGTATTCGATCGACACCGGAACCTGGAGCAGCGCGCAGCTTCCAATAGGCATGGGTCAGGGCGGCATCGCGTGGCTGACCGGCGCCAATCCTGGAATCTACATCATCCCCAGCTCGGACAACACAGGGTTCTACAGGGTCCGAACCGCACCCGCGTACCTCGGGGCGACCGTCACCAGTGGCTCAGTTCCTCCGGGCGGCACCCGGGAAGTGCAGCTTTCGATCGACTCATCTTCGATGGTCGGAGGGGTCTACTCCTCCCTGGCAGAGATTCGCAGCAATGATCCAGTCCGTCCCCTGCTGGAAGTGCCGGTGACCGTGCGGGTGCTGGGGGCTCCCGAAATCCGCCTGGAGCCTGCCGGCCTCGAGTTTCCCGCCACGATGCCGGGTACGCCCGTTTCCCTTCCGGTGCAGATCAAGAACCGGGGAACCGACGTCCTGCACATTCGCGGCGTCGGGCTCCCTCCGGAATTCAGCGCCTCGGGAGTTCCGGACAGTATTCCGATCGGCGTATCGCGGGTCGTGACGATCGTGTTTTCTCCCACGGCCTCCGGCACATTTTCCGGAGCTCTGACAGTGGAATCCGACGATCCGCGGACCCCCGTCGCCAGCTTGCCGATTTCCGCGCTGGCGCAATCGAAACCCCGTCTGCGCGTCGAGCCTGCTTCGCTCGCCTCGACGTTCTATAACGGCAATATTGGAATCCGCGATCTCCTCGTCTCGAATGACGGTGGGTCCGACCTGTCCTTTTCGCTGGCCACACGGTTTCCGGCGCCGGCTCTTTCGTTTCCCCCTCAAAGCCCGGGGTCCATTCCTCCCGGTCTGTCGCCGCCGGGCACCCTCGAGAATCTCTCTCCCGCGCCCGGCTACTTCACGTGTATCCTCGATGACCCGGCCAACTCCATCATCTACGGGCAGGCCTTTTTCGAAGGCTTCTACCGCTATCGCGTGCAGTCGGGTCGCTGGGAGCGGCTCGCCGACCCGCCCTTCGGCACGGGCTGCCCCAGCCTCATCATCGATGGAAAGATACATTCCTACGGCGTCAACTTCGGCATCTACGACATCGCCTCGAATTCATGGTCCCTGCAGGCTATCCAGAGCTTCGGCGATCGCGCGGCGATGGCCTGGGACGGAGGCACGTACATTTACGCTACGTATAACACCAGGCTGCGTCGCAGGAACCGGATGACCGGAGAAGTGGTCGAGCTCGCCCCGCCGCCCTACTTTTTCACCGAGGGCGGCGGGATGAAGTACCTGGATGGCTTTCTCTACGCGCACACGGACACGAGCTTCGCGCGTTACGACATTCAGAACAATCGCTGGACCATCCTGCCGAACCTGCCCGTTCTCTCAGCAGGAAAGTCCGGGCTGGATCCAGGAGGTCGCATCTACTACGCCTACGGGGGAGATGCCTTCTTCCCGGAGATCCTGGCCTACTCCATCGACGAGGGCAGGTGGACAAGACTCCAGATCACTATGTTTCATGGAAACAGGAGCGGCAGCATCACATGGCTCCCTTTCCCGGCTCCTACCCTCTATTTCTTCCCGGGCGGTTCCGCGATGGGATTGGGACGGCTGCGCACCGGCGTCCCTTACGTGAGCGCCGGCTCATGGAGCGGCACCGTCTCGGCCGGCAGCACGGTGACGGTTCCGATAGCTTTCGACACGGGCACCTTTGCGGCAGGCACCTATCCCGCCGAGCTCGATCTCTATAGCAACGATCCGGAGCGGCCGCTGGTCATCCTACCCGCCCCTCTCACGGTCGTCGAAGCTCCCGAGCTGAACGTCGTGCCGGCTTCGCCCGTGTTCCCTTCGGCCTTCACGGGCCAGACGAGCTCTCTCTCTGCATCCGTGGTCAATCCGGGCAGGCAGCCCCTGGTGATTACCGGAGTCCGGTGCGAGGGACCGTTCTCCCTGGCGGGCCTGGAGCCCCCGGTGACGGTCCCGCCGGGAGGCAGCTTCCCGTTCACCCTTTTCTTCTCTCCGGTTGATCCCGGGAGCGCTTTGGGACGGCTGATCCTCGATTCAAACGATCCCGATGAGCCGAGCGTCACCGTTCCACTGTCGGGGACGGCCTTCCCGCCTCCCGTGGCTTCCGTACTGCCGGGCTCAATACAGTCGAGAGTCCTCCTGGGGCAAACTGAAACCCGCACCCTTACGGTCCTGAACACCGGCGGGAGCTATCTGCAATTCTCGCTGAGCGCGTGGGCGGCTTTCCCCGACTCGGCTTCTTCGGCGAGCTCGACGGGGGACAGCGTTCCGATGGATCAAGGAGTGCCTGGCGAAATCAGGACCCTCAGCCCGAGTCCGGCGCGTCTGCGCTGTCTCACGGAGGATCCGGATCACCTCTCCATCTATGCGGCCGATACCTCCAACGGGAACGGATTCTACCTTTACCATGGGGATACCGACGTCTGGGAGACGCTTCCCAGCCTGCCGGCCAGCGGGGATTGCAGCGGAATCTCCCTGCTAAACGGGAAGGTTTACATCTCCAATTCATCCTTCATCAGGGTCTATGACATCGCTGCCCGTTCCTGGTCGTCGCGAGCCAAGCCCACCGGCTTCGACGGGAACACGGCAAGCGATGGCATGACCTACCTGTACAGCGCAATGGGCAACAACTTCGTGCGATGGAATCCCGTCACGGACGAAAGGGTCGCCCTTCCCCCGCCGCCGTTCGCCGTCATCGCAGGAGGATTGCGCTATCACGCGGGCACTCTCTACGCTCATGCGGGAAGCGGTGCGTCGGTCGCGCGCTTCGACATCTCCACGGGCATTTGGACTCGACTGAGCTCGCCGACTGTCGGTACGACGGGAGGCGGCGCGCTCGACCCCGTCACCAGGGAATACTTCATTCCGGCGGCAGGCAATCTGAGGCTTTTGCACCGGTATTCGATCGACCGCGGCATATGGCGATTCGTGAACCATCCGTTCAACGGCCTCGGACCCATGGCCTTCCTTCCCGATCCGGTCGCCGGAATCTACCTGACCGACTCGTCGGGAACCGGCTTCGCGCGCTGGATCCATGGAGAGGGTTTCCTCGCGTTGAATCCCAGAACGGGAGCGGTACCTCCCGGAGGTTCCCAGGACGTCTCGGCCACGATCCTGACAGGCGGCGTCCTGACGGGAACCTACACCGACCTGATCCGGATTCAGACGAACGACCCCTCTCATCCACTCCTGCAAGTGCCGTTGACCGTCGAGCTGTTTTCCGATTTCGACCACGATGGCATTCCGGACGGGCCGGACAATTGCCGGGAGGTTGCGAATCCTGCGCAGGCGGATGTGGACGGGGATGGGGTAGGCGACGCGTGCGACTCCTGCACCGACATCGATGGAGACGGTACCGGGAATCCAGGGTTTCCACTGAACACCTGCCTGCTGGACAACTGCCCTGCACAGGCCAATCCCCTCCAGACCGACTCGGATGGCGACGCCGTAGGCGATGCCTGCGATCCGTGTCCGTCGGATCCTCAGAACGATGCCGACCAGGACGGACACTGCGCTGCGTCCGACAACTGCCCGGCGACGACAAACCCGAGCCAGGAAGATGCCGACGGTGATGGACGGGGGGACGCCTGCGACAACTGCGCGTTGCTCTCGAACCCGCTGCAGTCGGACCAGGATGGCGATGGCGTCGGAGACGCGTGCGATCTTTGTCCGTCCGTCCCCGATCCTGCGCAGGCCGACAATGATCATGATCATTACGGCGATGCCTGCGACACATGTCCCCGGGTCGCCGACCCGGATCAGCGGGATTCCAATGGCGATGGCTCGGGAGACCTGTGCCAGCCGATCCTGACTCTTTCCACCATCGCAGGGGGCGGCGATGCGCTGCGGATCAGGGCGATTGCTCGCGATCCGGAAGGCGATCCGCTTTCGGGATCGCTCGAGGTCCTTCCGGCGGAGACCGCGCTCATTACAATAGACGACGCCATCTCAGGTCTCTTGTGTGACGACGGCTTGCTCCCCGACGGCGTGCCGGGAGAAGGGATTGCCTTCGTCAACGAGAGTGTCGGCTATCCGCTAATCCTCGATCTGGACAGCTCCCTGGGGTGCGGCGATGGCATGCCCGATTTCGAGATGGCGCCTGGGACCTGTGCCTCCCCGACGGCGGATTTCCAGAGCTTCCTGGACCTGTCCGGCATGGCGGTTGGCTCTCCCCTGTGCGTGCGGAGAATGGCCTCCCCGGGTACCTCGTTCGACTGGAAGATCGTCGAGATTGGTGAAAGCTTTCTGAAGCTTACGCCGACTCACCCCACCCCCATCGTGAGAGTCGCTTTCTCATCCTGGCCCCCTTCGACCGGCAACATTGCTTCTCTCGAGACGGGCAAAAGCTATCGTATGCAGCTTGTAGTAACCGATGGGAGCACGGTTCCGGTGAGCGTGGAGCGGGAGTTCGTCTACCATGGCGAGACGACGCTCCTGGTCAACAATCCTCCCGCTGCACGCGTTTCGGCGGCGGCGACGGTGGAATGCGAATCCGCTGCCGGTGCGTCGGTTCACTTGGATGGAACTTCCTCTGGCGATCCAGACTCTACCCCGGGCACGCACGATGCCATCGTCCGGTTCGATTGGATTCTGGACGCGGGTAGCCCGAGCGAGTCGTCACTGGGCCAGGGGGAACAGCTGAACGCGACCCTCCCACGCGGTAATCACATCGTCACGCTGCGCGTGACCGATAGCTTGAACGAATCCGACGCCGTGACCATCCCAGTCAGCGTCGTCGACACAACCCTGCCGGTGATTTCGCTGGCCCTCAATCGAACGATTCTCTGGCCGGTGGACCGGAGAATGAAGGGAGTTGCGGCGAACGTCTCGTCCAGTGATGCGTGTGGCGGGGTCAGCGTGACCCTGCTGACGGTCACGAGCAGCGAGCCGGACGACCTTCCTGGAGTAGGAGACCTGACGTTCGACATCCAGGGAGCGAGTATCGGGACGGCTGACTTCACCTTCTCCCTGCGTGCGGAGCGGGATCCTCGCGGTGAAGGAAGGACCTATACCGCTGTGTATCGATCGGTGGATGCCGCTGGAAATGCCGCGACCGCGACATCGACGGTTTTCGTCCCGCGTGACGCGACCCAGCTCCCCCCTGGGTTCAAGCGTGGCAAGGAAAGAACCGCAGAAAACCATCCGACCGAGCCCCGCCCCTAG
- a CDS encoding WG repeat-containing protein, whose product MEPESRVARPFSEGMARVKIGEKYGFINTSGKIVIPAQFEDADDFSDGMARVQKSGKWGYVDKSGQLEIPLEYDLATSFGDGLALVKDGKKRGWIDKNAQFVIPAKFDQLRGRANEAPAKRWGLPAVLPAAGSVAN is encoded by the coding sequence ATGGAGCCGGAATCCCGGGTGGCGAGACCATTTTCGGAGGGGATGGCCAGGGTCAAGATCGGAGAAAAGTACGGCTTCATCAATACCAGTGGAAAAATCGTCATTCCGGCACAATTCGAGGATGCAGACGACTTCTCAGACGGTATGGCTCGAGTCCAGAAATCGGGCAAGTGGGGCTATGTAGACAAGTCAGGCCAGCTGGAAATCCCCCTCGAGTACGACCTCGCTACCAGCTTCGGCGATGGATTAGCTCTCGTGAAAGATGGGAAGAAGCGTGGGTGGATCGATAAGAACGCGCAATTCGTCATACCGGCGAAGTTCGATCAATTACGTGGCCGGGCTAATGAAGCCCCTGCTAAGCGATGGGGTTTGCCGGCAGTCTTGCCCGCGGCGGGAAGCGTCGCAAACTGA